A single genomic interval of Scylla paramamosain isolate STU-SP2022 chromosome 4, ASM3559412v1, whole genome shotgun sequence harbors:
- the LOC135098667 gene encoding cuticle protein AM1159-like gives MKFVIIAALVAVAFAAPDRPYNTYGSGSSEEAEILQHDFVLEDDGRYNLDVKTSNGISVSQHGSPDGPKGAVVKSGVFSYTAPDGTPVQVKFVANEHGFQPESDLLPVAPEFPHPIPQFVLDQIAKAAEEDRNRSPEDRYSYA, from the exons ATGAAGTTT GTGATCATCGCCGCCCTCGTCGCCGTGGCCTTCGCCGCCCCCGACAGGCCCTACAACACCTATGGCTCCGGATCCAGCGAGGAGGCAGAGATCCTGCAGCACGACTTCGTTCTTGAGGACGACGGCAGGTACAACCTGGACGTGAAGACCAGCAACGGCATCTCTGTTTCCCAGCACGGCAGCCCCGACGGCCCCAAGGGCGCCGTGGTCAAGAGTGGAGTGTTCTC CTACACCGCCCCTGACGGCACCCCCGTTCAAGTCAAGTTCGTCGCCAACGAGCACGGCTTCCAGCCAGAGTCTGACCTGTTGCCTGTGGCTCCCGAGTTCCCCCACCCCATCCCCCAGTTCGTGCTGGACCAGATCGCTAAGGCTGCCGAGGAGGACCGCAACCGCTCTCCCGAAGACAGATACTCCTATGCTTAA